A region of uncultured Tolumonas sp. DNA encodes the following proteins:
- the metN gene encoding methionine ABC transporter ATP-binding protein MetN — translation MIKLSSLSKVYGEGKSAFYALKGIELDVPAGQIVGVIGASGAGKSTLIRCVNLLERPTQGRVEVDGVDLTALDEQALTLARRNIGMIFQHFNLLSSRNVFENVALPLELANWPKEKITARVNELLELVGLTHRAKAYPSQLSGGQKQRVAIARALGPAPKVLLCDEATSALDPQTTQSILALLKEINQKLGITILLITHEMGVVKSICDSVALLDQGSIIEQGEVGWFFAHAKAPLAREFIRSSLHLEIPAPYRERLHKTASDGQIPLLRLGFSGNTIDTPAISHASRQFGIDVNILSASIEQIGHSRFGFLLVELQGDESAQQATIAYLQQQQIDVEVLGYVHQHA, via the coding sequence ATGATTAAGTTATCTTCCCTGTCAAAAGTGTATGGCGAAGGAAAAAGCGCCTTTTACGCTTTGAAAGGTATAGAACTCGATGTTCCCGCCGGCCAGATCGTCGGTGTGATTGGTGCATCCGGCGCAGGTAAAAGTACCCTGATCCGCTGTGTTAATCTGCTGGAACGTCCCACACAGGGCCGTGTGGAAGTCGATGGTGTCGATCTGACTGCGCTGGACGAGCAGGCGCTAACGCTGGCACGCCGTAATATCGGTATGATCTTCCAGCATTTTAATCTGCTCTCTTCCCGTAACGTGTTTGAGAATGTCGCGTTACCGTTAGAGCTGGCCAACTGGCCAAAAGAGAAAATTACTGCGCGCGTCAATGAGCTGTTGGAGCTGGTCGGTTTAACCCATCGCGCCAAAGCCTATCCGTCACAACTGTCCGGCGGTCAGAAACAACGCGTCGCCATCGCTCGTGCGTTAGGCCCGGCACCGAAAGTATTGCTGTGTGATGAAGCCACTTCCGCGCTCGACCCACAAACTACGCAATCGATCTTGGCGTTGCTGAAAGAGATCAACCAGAAACTGGGCATTACTATTTTGCTGATCACCCATGAAATGGGTGTGGTGAAGAGTATCTGCGACTCGGTGGCACTGCTCGATCAAGGCAGCATCATTGAACAGGGCGAAGTTGGTTGGTTTTTTGCCCACGCCAAAGCCCCGCTGGCCCGCGAATTCATTCGTTCCAGCCTGCATCTGGAGATCCCGGCGCCATATCGTGAACGGCTGCATAAAACCGCAAGCGACGGGCAAATCCCGTTACTGCGCTTAGGTTTTAGCGGTAATACCATCGATACACCGGCTATTTCCCATGCCAGCCGCCAGTTTGGTATTGATGTGAATATTTTAAGCGCCAGCATTGAACAGATCGGCCACTCCCGGTTTGGTTTCCTGCTCGTGGAATTGCAAGGTGATGAAAGCGCCCAACAAGCGACTATCGCTTACCTGCAACAGCAACAGATCGACGTCGAGGTATTAGGTTATGTTCACCAGCATGCATGA
- a CDS encoding DUF2157 domain-containing protein encodes MELKQRHLEQASQQGLLTPEQVSPLWNYLQSLPPDSASFRATHILFYLGGLIAIAAMSLFMTLSWNAFGGIGIFLIACGYGVAACLVADWLLWQQRQPIPAGLLAALAVTMVPLAIYGLQAKLGYWDASHTEYRDFHRYIDWRWLMMELGTLLFGTILLWRYRLPFMVMPLAVVLWYLSMDLTPFLFQNDDYSWHHRQQVSMVVGLLMLALAFYIDLRTRHTLDFAWWIYLFGLMAFWGGLSMQHSDSELNKFLYCLINLLLITVGGMIGRRVFAIFGGMGVAGYLGYLAWDLFQDSLIFPFILSLIGLGIIWLGLLWQRHEAKIQHQLQRHLPAAWRELLAQRR; translated from the coding sequence ATGGAACTTAAACAGCGGCATTTGGAACAAGCCAGTCAGCAAGGTTTGTTGACGCCGGAGCAAGTCTCTCCATTATGGAACTATCTGCAATCTTTACCGCCAGACAGTGCCTCTTTCCGGGCTACGCATATCTTGTTTTATCTGGGTGGTTTGATTGCGATCGCTGCGATGAGCCTGTTTATGACGCTGAGCTGGAATGCCTTTGGCGGCATCGGTATTTTCCTGATTGCCTGTGGTTATGGTGTCGCCGCTTGTCTGGTGGCCGATTGGCTGTTGTGGCAGCAACGCCAGCCTATTCCAGCCGGTCTACTGGCCGCATTAGCTGTGACTATGGTACCGCTGGCTATTTATGGCCTGCAGGCCAAATTGGGCTACTGGGATGCGTCACATACCGAATACCGCGATTTTCATCGTTACATCGATTGGCGCTGGCTGATGATGGAACTCGGCACCTTACTGTTTGGTACCATTTTACTCTGGCGTTACCGGTTACCCTTTATGGTGATGCCGCTGGCCGTAGTACTGTGGTATCTGAGTATGGATCTGACTCCATTCCTGTTTCAAAACGACGATTACAGCTGGCATCACCGACAACAAGTTTCCATGGTGGTCGGTTTGCTGATGCTGGCATTAGCGTTTTACATCGATCTGCGCACGCGGCATACACTCGATTTTGCCTGGTGGATCTACCTGTTTGGTCTCATGGCCTTTTGGGGTGGCTTATCCATGCAGCATTCCGATAGCGAACTGAACAAATTTCTCTATTGCCTGATCAATCTGTTACTGATCACTGTCGGTGGCATGATTGGACGCAGGGTATTTGCCATATTTGGCGGCATGGGCGTGGCGGGTTATCTCGGTTATCTGGCGTGGGATCTGTTCCAAGACAGTTTAATTTTTCCTTTCATACTGTCGTTGATTGGCTTAGGTATTATCTGGTTAGGTCTGCTCTGGCAACGCCATGAAGCTAAAATCCAACACCAGTTACAACGTCATCTGCCGGCGGCCTGGCGGGAATTACTGGCACAACGGCGTTGA
- a CDS encoding MSHA biogenesis protein MshI: MKGSSLFRRRTKTVTTVSVMLLPDHLFLAISGEPPVFVRQPIPLGESWPGVLAALFREKRILNSKVRVVLDSSQYQQLSIERPDVPAEELVGALPWAIKDFTSEPVTQLAVDYYDSVTNPQARPRLQVVCTPKSRIQEWQKALQPVAELESVLIDELALASLFGETAKVEVLLYQLAERELLLLAVYKGQLCFSRVLRGFMPLVQLPSAQWPTTLLDNLTLEMQRSFDYLVSQLKLPEVATINVAINTLDSAELLLQTLNRYFGVPTQLMKIAAKESNMEFLPVYGALLESQPV; this comes from the coding sequence ATGAAAGGATCTTCACTGTTTCGGCGTCGTACGAAAACTGTCACTACGGTCAGCGTCATGCTGCTGCCTGATCACCTATTTCTAGCCATTTCCGGTGAACCCCCAGTGTTTGTTCGTCAGCCTATCCCATTAGGGGAATCGTGGCCTGGGGTGCTGGCCGCGTTATTCCGCGAAAAGAGAATACTCAACAGTAAAGTACGGGTCGTATTGGATAGCAGCCAATATCAGCAGTTGTCGATAGAACGCCCCGATGTGCCGGCAGAAGAGCTGGTGGGTGCTTTACCGTGGGCGATCAAAGACTTTACCAGCGAACCGGTTACGCAACTTGCTGTTGATTATTATGATAGCGTAACTAATCCACAGGCCCGTCCGCGATTGCAGGTTGTGTGTACGCCGAAAAGCCGTATTCAAGAATGGCAGAAAGCTTTACAACCGGTGGCAGAGTTGGAATCAGTACTCATTGATGAACTAGCACTGGCTTCTTTATTTGGTGAAACAGCCAAAGTGGAAGTGTTGTTATATCAATTAGCCGAGCGCGAATTATTACTGCTGGCCGTTTATAAAGGGCAACTGTGTTTCAGCCGTGTGTTACGCGGTTTTATGCCGTTAGTTCAACTTCCATCGGCACAATGGCCTACTACTTTACTCGACAATCTTACGTTAGAAATGCAACGCTCTTTTGATTATCTGGTCAGTCAGTTAAAACTACCGGAAGTCGCGACTATCAATGTTGCCATTAACACGCTCGATTCCGCCGAGTTGTTATTACAGACACTCAATCGCTATTTTGGTGTGCCGACGCAGTTGATGAAAATAGCAGCTAAAGAATCTAACATGGAATTTCTGCCGGTCTATGGTGCCTTGTTGGAGAGCCAACCGGTATGA
- a CDS encoding PilN domain-containing protein → MKKRINLYLPELHPKRQYLSLSQIAEAWGCLLGLLLLIGVVMQILLQQSVHQQQTLQQQMSELDAQRTTLNAQLQQRHPDGALARELTLRQEELRSKQQLQTHLNQIGALQNEGFSAWLFDLAQARTPGIALQSFDIENNQLRLQGEAASNDAVPAWLSHFGDYPKLRDRTFSALQVQRQKSGALQFHLESKENTTSAAAGTAP, encoded by the coding sequence ATGAAAAAACGCATCAATCTGTATTTGCCGGAATTGCATCCTAAACGTCAGTATTTGAGTTTGTCGCAAATCGCTGAGGCTTGGGGATGTTTGCTGGGTTTGTTATTGCTGATCGGGGTTGTCATGCAGATCCTGCTGCAACAAAGTGTGCACCAGCAACAAACATTACAACAGCAAATGAGCGAATTAGATGCTCAGCGCACAACGTTGAATGCGCAATTACAACAACGTCATCCTGATGGTGCTTTAGCGCGGGAGCTGACGTTGCGGCAGGAGGAACTGCGCAGTAAACAGCAATTACAAACACATTTGAATCAAATCGGCGCGCTGCAGAACGAAGGTTTTTCCGCTTGGTTGTTTGATTTGGCACAAGCGCGTACACCGGGCATTGCATTGCAGTCATTCGATATTGAAAATAACCAATTACGTTTGCAGGGAGAAGCGGCCAGTAATGATGCGGTGCCGGCGTGGCTGAGTCATTTTGGTGATTACCCTAAATTACGTGATCGCACGTTTTCGGCTTTACAGGTGCAACGCCAGAAATCGGGCGCATTGCAGTTTCATTTAGAAAGCAAAGAGAACACCACCTCGGCAGCAGCGGGGACGGCTCCATGA
- a CDS encoding MSHA biogenesis protein MshJ, producing the protein MIRTTWQRWSEKTAQLSTRERFLMLLVGWVLLGFPFYTWWLEPSMLHWQQTKQQIREQTAQQQQTTAALEVLKARLQQDPNLAVRTELQATNSQLLQLDAFLETQTGGLIPAARMAQTLQQMLVRSGKLQLQSLTSLKPTPLLPEKSAVNYYRHGVKLVLQGRYTDIYAYLHALEGLPQHFYWQTLHYQVGLYPQGTVEVILYTLGDSKEFIRG; encoded by the coding sequence ATGATTCGAACTACATGGCAACGTTGGTCTGAAAAAACAGCTCAGTTAAGCACCCGCGAGCGGTTCTTAATGTTATTGGTCGGTTGGGTGCTCTTGGGTTTCCCATTTTACACTTGGTGGCTAGAACCCTCGATGTTGCATTGGCAACAGACCAAACAGCAGATCCGTGAGCAGACGGCACAGCAACAGCAAACCACCGCGGCATTGGAAGTGCTAAAAGCTCGTTTGCAGCAAGATCCTAATCTGGCTGTGCGTACGGAATTACAAGCCACCAACAGCCAATTACTGCAACTGGATGCCTTTCTGGAAACCCAGACCGGCGGGTTGATCCCAGCGGCGCGGATGGCGCAGACCTTGCAACAAATGTTGGTGCGTTCCGGGAAATTGCAATTACAGTCGTTAACGTCGCTAAAACCAACGCCGTTATTGCCAGAAAAATCAGCGGTTAACTATTACCGGCATGGGGTGAAACTGGTACTGCAAGGGCGCTATACGGATATCTATGCCTATCTGCATGCGCTGGAAGGGTTACCACAGCATTTTTACTGGCAAACGTTGCACTATCAAGTGGGGTTATACCCACAGGGTACGGTGGAAGTGATCTTATACACATTGGGTGACAGTAAGGAGTTTATCCGTGGTTGA
- the mshL gene encoding pilus (MSHA type) biogenesis protein MshL, with the protein MLKLTSLTLALLLAGCVSYNHPEPKEAKQTLRQVQQEQTALQVPDEVQAELAPSAFPTTASAPVVNERRFRVSAKEVSAPEFFASLMQDDRYSVAVHPGVSGLITLDLREVTLPEVLQTVAEMYGFDIRRVGNIYHVYPAELKTETFSVNYLMMTRDGQSRTAVNTGAISQSKNNGSTSTGSSGSSNNTNNNSSGTNNSSSTNGTQIDTDTRSDLWAELQKALVGLIGSGEGRVVVVNPQAGLVTIKAMPSELKAVREFLQTSEQHLKRQVILETKILEVKLSEGYEQGVQWDKFNIWNGKALITGSSQVTMPTTSNTIATALGGGASFTLSEGNFNTVVNLLKTQGDVNTLSSPRVTATNNQKAVIKVGNDEYFVTGISSTTQSSTTSSSTTPDIELTPFFSGIALDVTPQIDDDNNVLLHVHPSVIDITEQEKKIDLSGLNGSSSATNSTVTLPMAFSNIRESDTVVQAKSGDIIVIGGLMRTNKEQQVSKVPWLGDLPGVGELFTNKKDVTSKTELVIMLKPQVVNADTWQQQLQRSEQLLEKWYPTQR; encoded by the coding sequence ATGCTGAAATTAACATCGTTGACATTGGCACTGCTGCTGGCCGGATGCGTGAGCTATAACCATCCTGAGCCAAAAGAGGCAAAGCAGACTTTACGCCAGGTGCAACAAGAACAAACCGCATTACAAGTGCCGGATGAAGTTCAGGCTGAACTTGCGCCCTCGGCTTTTCCGACCACGGCTTCTGCGCCAGTCGTCAATGAGCGGCGTTTCCGCGTGTCGGCCAAGGAAGTTTCAGCCCCGGAATTTTTTGCGTCATTAATGCAAGATGATCGCTACAGCGTGGCTGTGCATCCGGGTGTCAGCGGTTTGATCACGCTGGATCTGCGGGAAGTGACGCTACCGGAAGTGTTACAAACCGTGGCTGAGATGTATGGTTTTGATATTCGCCGGGTCGGTAACATTTATCATGTTTACCCTGCTGAGCTGAAAACGGAAACCTTCAGCGTAAACTATCTGATGATGACCCGCGACGGACAGTCCCGCACAGCGGTGAATACCGGTGCCATTTCCCAGTCGAAAAATAATGGTTCTACTTCAACCGGTTCCAGCGGTAGTAGTAACAACACCAACAATAACAGTTCCGGTACAAATAATAGTTCCTCGACCAACGGCACCCAGATCGATACCGATACTCGCTCTGATCTGTGGGCCGAGCTGCAAAAAGCGTTGGTGGGTTTGATTGGCAGTGGCGAAGGCCGTGTCGTTGTAGTTAACCCACAGGCGGGGTTGGTGACGATCAAAGCCATGCCAAGTGAACTCAAAGCCGTGCGAGAATTTTTACAAACTTCCGAACAGCATCTGAAACGTCAGGTCATTCTGGAAACCAAAATTCTGGAAGTAAAACTGAGCGAAGGTTATGAGCAGGGTGTGCAGTGGGATAAATTTAATATCTGGAATGGTAAGGCGCTGATTACCGGATCATCGCAAGTCACCATGCCGACGACCAGTAATACTATCGCCACGGCATTAGGCGGTGGTGCCAGTTTTACCTTGTCGGAAGGGAACTTCAATACTGTCGTGAATCTGCTAAAAACGCAGGGTGATGTAAATACGTTGTCCAGCCCGCGTGTGACGGCGACTAATAATCAAAAAGCGGTGATTAAAGTGGGTAACGATGAATATTTCGTCACTGGAATTTCATCAACCACCCAGTCGAGCACTACCAGTTCTTCGACTACGCCAGATATTGAACTGACGCCGTTTTTCTCTGGTATCGCGCTGGATGTCACCCCGCAAATTGATGATGACAATAACGTATTGTTACATGTGCATCCATCCGTCATTGATATCACCGAACAAGAAAAGAAAATCGATTTGAGCGGGCTCAACGGTAGCTCCTCGGCGACCAACAGTACAGTTACCTTACCGATGGCGTTTAGCAATATTCGTGAGTCCGATACCGTGGTGCAGGCAAAATCTGGTGACATCATTGTTATTGGTGGACTGATGCGTACCAACAAAGAACAACAAGTGAGCAAGGTGCCTTGGTTGGGTGATTTACCGGGCGTGGGTGAGCTGTTTACCAATAAAAAAGATGTCACCAGCAAAACAGAATTGGTGATCATGCTGAAACCCCAAGTGGTAAATGCGGATACTTGGCAACAACAGTTACAACGTTCCGAGCAATTGCTGGAAAAATGGTATCCAACCCAGAGGTAA
- a CDS encoding AAA family ATPase, producing MYQTHFGLTETPFGLTPNTGFYYGLPPHEEALQVLRVALTSGEGFIKVTGEVGTGKTLLLRKFLNELPENYQAAYLPNPCLEAEELRQALATELGLAPGADTLSLTDAIHHRLVELRQQGKQIVLLLDEAQALSDKALEAIRLFGNLETESSKLLQVILFGQPELDQRLAQAHLRQLRQRISFSYRLRPLLPAETSAYLAYRLQVSGYRGLPLFSGLTARLLWQSSRGIPRLINILAHKCLMQAYGRHQVRIRLRDVFRAAQDTEDASPPVAWLGWGAVLILAGVVLAGIGSRLV from the coding sequence GTGTATCAGACGCACTTTGGTTTGACTGAAACGCCATTTGGTTTAACACCAAATACCGGTTTTTATTATGGTTTACCACCGCATGAAGAGGCATTACAGGTGTTGCGGGTGGCGTTAACCAGCGGTGAAGGCTTTATCAAAGTTACTGGTGAGGTTGGCACCGGTAAGACTCTCTTATTGCGTAAATTTCTTAATGAATTGCCGGAAAATTACCAGGCGGCTTATCTGCCCAACCCCTGCCTAGAAGCTGAAGAGTTACGGCAAGCATTAGCCACAGAACTGGGTTTGGCGCCTGGTGCCGATACATTGAGTCTGACCGATGCGATTCATCATCGATTGGTCGAATTACGTCAGCAAGGTAAACAGATCGTGTTATTGCTGGATGAAGCGCAGGCTTTATCTGACAAGGCGCTGGAAGCAATCCGCCTGTTTGGGAATCTGGAAACTGAATCGAGCAAACTGCTGCAAGTGATTTTATTTGGTCAACCTGAGTTAGACCAGCGACTGGCACAAGCTCATTTACGCCAGTTGCGGCAGCGCATCTCATTTTCTTATCGTCTACGCCCGCTATTGCCAGCCGAAACTAGCGCTTATCTGGCCTACCGGTTGCAAGTTTCCGGCTATCGGGGCCTGCCACTCTTCAGTGGATTAACTGCTCGCCTGTTATGGCAATCCAGTCGTGGAATTCCTCGTTTGATCAATATTTTAGCACACAAATGTCTGATGCAGGCGTATGGCCGGCATCAGGTCCGGATCCGCTTGCGTGATGTATTTCGTGCCGCTCAGGATACAGAAGATGCTTCGCCACCGGTGGCCTGGTTAGGCTGGGGGGCGGTGCTGATTTTAGCCGGGGTCGTGTTAGCAGGAATAGGGAGCCGGTTAGTATGA
- a CDS encoding GspE/PulE family protein, which yields MTQPRLRMRLGDLLVAERIISAEQLELALQQQKQHGRKLGATLIELDFIGEEQLLMFLAQQLDIPFFDLTKLTIQPQAVQLIPEAYARRYRALAVHMTAESVTVALSDPADLAALDVLAQRIQPRQIKLAVARESQLLEFFDKLYRRTREIETFAEQLHNEFESSALDFGPVDAITNESDATVVKLLRSLFEDAVQMRASDIHIEPDEKVLRIRQRIDGTLQENVLNETRIAQALVLRLKLVAGLDISEKRLPQDGRFNIKVRGHDIDVRMSTMPVQHGESVVMRLLDQSAGLLTLEQTGMPPDILTRFRQQLQRPHGMILVTGPTGSGKTTTLYGALSELNLPGSKIITVEDPVEYRLPRINQVQVNPKIGLTFSAVLRATLRQDPDILLVGEMRDDETVEIGLRGALTGHLVLSTLHTNDAITSALRLIDMKAPGYLVASGLRAIVAQRLVRRVCHKCAQPYQPDDGEHSWLEHLSGVNTRLMQFKKGSGCHNCNFTGYQGRIGVYELLELDLPMMDALRSNDAESFARAARESKHYRPLVNVALDYAGQGITSLDEVLRLAEVVI from the coding sequence ATGACGCAACCTCGTTTACGTATGCGGCTTGGTGACCTGTTAGTGGCTGAACGTATTATCAGTGCGGAACAGCTAGAACTGGCGTTGCAGCAGCAAAAACAGCATGGCCGGAAATTGGGTGCCACGCTGATTGAGCTGGATTTCATCGGTGAAGAACAACTGCTGATGTTCTTAGCACAGCAGCTGGATATTCCTTTTTTCGACCTGACGAAACTGACTATTCAGCCGCAGGCTGTGCAGTTGATCCCGGAAGCCTATGCGCGCCGTTATCGTGCGTTAGCGGTGCATATGACCGCCGAGTCGGTGACGGTTGCACTCTCAGATCCCGCTGATTTGGCGGCGTTAGATGTCTTGGCACAACGGATACAACCGCGGCAGATTAAACTGGCGGTGGCACGCGAAAGTCAGTTGCTGGAGTTTTTCGATAAACTCTACCGGCGTACCCGCGAAATCGAAACCTTTGCCGAACAGCTGCATAACGAGTTTGAATCTTCAGCGCTGGATTTTGGTCCGGTAGATGCGATCACGAATGAAAGTGATGCCACGGTCGTCAAGTTGCTGCGTTCCTTATTTGAAGATGCGGTACAAATGCGGGCCTCCGATATTCACATTGAGCCGGACGAAAAAGTACTGCGTATCCGTCAGCGTATCGATGGCACATTGCAGGAAAACGTACTGAATGAAACGCGTATTGCGCAGGCGTTAGTCTTGCGTCTGAAGCTGGTCGCCGGTTTGGATATTTCCGAAAAACGTCTGCCACAAGATGGCCGGTTTAATATCAAAGTGCGCGGCCATGATATTGATGTCCGTATGTCGACCATGCCGGTACAACATGGTGAATCGGTCGTTATGCGTCTGCTGGATCAATCAGCTGGATTACTGACGCTGGAACAAACCGGTATGCCACCGGATATCCTGACCCGATTTCGCCAGCAATTACAACGTCCGCACGGTATGATCTTGGTTACTGGCCCGACCGGTAGTGGTAAAACCACCACGCTGTATGGTGCTTTGTCAGAGCTGAATTTACCCGGTAGCAAAATTATCACCGTGGAAGATCCGGTGGAATATCGGTTACCGCGTATTAATCAGGTGCAAGTTAATCCCAAAATTGGGCTGACTTTTTCGGCGGTGTTACGTGCCACCTTGCGGCAAGATCCCGATATCCTGCTGGTGGGGGAAATGCGGGATGATGAAACTGTCGAAATTGGTCTGCGCGGTGCACTAACCGGCCATTTAGTGTTAAGTACGCTGCATACTAATGATGCCATTACCAGCGCATTACGTCTGATCGACATGAAAGCGCCCGGTTATCTGGTGGCCAGTGGTTTACGCGCGATTGTCGCGCAACGCTTAGTGCGGCGGGTTTGTCATAAATGTGCACAACCTTATCAGCCCGACGATGGCGAGCACAGTTGGCTGGAGCACTTATCTGGTGTTAACACCCGCTTGATGCAATTTAAAAAGGGTTCTGGTTGTCACAACTGTAACTTCACCGGTTATCAAGGGCGGATCGGCGTGTATGAGTTATTAGAACTTGATCTGCCGATGATGGATGCCTTGCGCAGTAATGACGCCGAAAGTTTTGCCCGTGCTGCGCGGGAAAGTAAACACTACCGGCCATTAGTGAATGTCGCACTGGATTATGCCGGGCAGGGGATCACCTCATTAGATGAAGTATTACGTCTTGCTGAAGTGGTGATCTAA
- a CDS encoding type II secretion system F family protein yields MPHYHFKGRDNQGNAVSGELDGVNEMAVAEQLMRRGIMPTALTEQKAKSAGITLNWSLAFSKRITLEELVMFTRQMYALTKAGIPILRAIHGLEENARGDALRRALATLKEDLGNGKPISVSMQTHPDVFSSLFVAIIHVGENTGKLEEAFLQLTRYFELEMETRKRIKTALRYPGFVLIALAIAMTVLNIFVIPTFANIFARFGAELPWATKILLATSHFFVSYWPALLAGTGLTVFAVRRWLKTATGMMFWHRHQLRLPIVGSILKRALMARFCRSFAMMLRSGIPINQALSMVADAVDNVYIGQHVREMRSGVERGESLLRITTNSHLFTGLVIQMIAVGEETGMVDQMIQEAAEYYEREVDYDLKTLTAKIEPILIVIVAIMVLILALGIFTPMWDMMRVFKGK; encoded by the coding sequence ATGCCGCATTACCACTTTAAAGGGCGTGATAATCAGGGCAATGCCGTCAGTGGTGAGCTTGACGGTGTCAACGAAATGGCCGTCGCGGAACAACTGATGCGGCGCGGCATCATGCCCACCGCACTGACCGAGCAGAAAGCAAAATCCGCCGGTATCACGCTGAACTGGTCGTTGGCTTTCTCTAAACGGATCACGCTGGAAGAGCTGGTGATGTTCACGCGTCAGATGTACGCGCTGACAAAAGCGGGCATTCCTATTCTGCGTGCCATTCACGGGTTGGAAGAAAATGCGCGGGGCGATGCTTTACGTCGCGCATTAGCAACTCTAAAAGAAGATTTAGGTAACGGTAAACCAATTTCGGTATCCATGCAGACACACCCTGATGTGTTCAGCAGCCTGTTTGTGGCCATCATTCATGTCGGCGAAAACACCGGTAAGCTGGAAGAGGCTTTTTTACAGCTCACTCGCTATTTTGAGCTGGAAATGGAAACCCGCAAACGTATTAAAACAGCACTACGCTATCCGGGTTTTGTCCTGATCGCATTAGCGATCGCCATGACCGTACTGAACATTTTTGTTATTCCGACCTTTGCCAATATCTTTGCCCGCTTTGGTGCCGAATTGCCGTGGGCAACTAAAATATTACTGGCGACATCGCATTTTTTTGTCAGTTATTGGCCAGCTTTGCTCGCCGGAACCGGATTGACGGTGTTTGCTGTGCGCCGCTGGTTAAAAACTGCAACCGGCATGATGTTTTGGCATCGTCACCAACTGCGTTTGCCCATCGTCGGTTCGATATTGAAACGGGCGTTAATGGCGCGCTTTTGTCGTAGTTTTGCAATGATGTTACGTTCCGGCATTCCGATCAATCAGGCGCTGAGTATGGTGGCTGATGCGGTCGATAACGTCTATATCGGTCAGCATGTACGTGAAATGCGCAGCGGTGTCGAGCGTGGTGAAAGCTTATTGCGTATTACGACCAATAGCCATTTATTCACTGGGTTGGTGATCCAAATGATCGCGGTCGGTGAAGAAACCGGCATGGTCGATCAGATGATTCAGGAGGCGGCGGAATATTATGAGCGGGAAGTGGACTACGATTTAAAAACACTGACCGCGAAAATTGAACCGATCTTGATCGTGATAGTGGCCATTATGGTGCTGATCCTGGCGTTGGGCATCTTCACCCCGATGTGGGATATGATGCGCGTATTTAAAGGAAAATAA
- a CDS encoding prepilin-type N-terminal cleavage/methylation domain-containing protein: protein MKRSAGFTLIELIIVIVILGILAVTAAPRFINLQNDARTSTVNGLSGAVKAAASMVYSKAIIAGQDKVSPGEVSINGSDVTLAFGYPSALAAGIGAVIDVNQNSTNDWDVTTTSTTPKTYVLTPHDYSAPSGTSCNVTYTEAQSATTPPTVVANVGGC, encoded by the coding sequence ATGAAACGTAGTGCAGGTTTTACGCTGATTGAGCTGATTATTGTTATTGTGATTCTGGGTATTTTGGCGGTGACTGCTGCGCCGAGATTTATCAATTTGCAAAATGACGCTCGTACATCCACTGTAAATGGATTAAGTGGAGCAGTTAAAGCGGCTGCGTCAATGGTTTATTCCAAAGCCATTATTGCTGGGCAAGATAAGGTTTCACCGGGTGAAGTATCCATTAACGGATCTGACGTTACCTTGGCGTTTGGATACCCTAGTGCTCTTGCTGCCGGGATTGGTGCTGTAATTGATGTAAATCAAAACTCAACAAATGATTGGGATGTAACCACCACCTCTACTACCCCGAAAACATATGTATTAACACCGCATGACTATTCAGCTCCATCGGGAACATCTTGTAATGTTACCTATACAGAAGCTCAATCAGCAACTACACCTCCAACTGTTGTTGCGAATGTAGGCGGCTGTTAA
- a CDS encoding prepilin-type N-terminal cleavage/methylation domain-containing protein, giving the protein MTNYRGFTLIELILVIILIGVLAVTAAPRFFTASGYDQVAARDQLIQLLRQAQLQTMNNSAECQVVHFGNNQSWIPANTAQCSVLTSNEQLLSFDVWGRPATSVTNVTLTGETTMKVCIEAEGYIHAC; this is encoded by the coding sequence ATGACCAACTATCGGGGTTTCACACTGATTGAACTCATACTGGTCATAATCTTAATCGGGGTGCTGGCAGTAACTGCCGCACCCCGTTTTTTTACCGCGTCCGGTTATGATCAGGTTGCCGCTCGTGATCAGCTGATCCAGCTATTACGCCAAGCGCAGCTACAAACCATGAACAACAGTGCCGAATGTCAGGTTGTTCATTTCGGCAATAACCAATCTTGGATCCCTGCAAACACGGCCCAATGTTCAGTGCTGACTAGCAATGAACAATTACTTTCCTTTGATGTCTGGGGGCGACCAGCGACATCGGTGACCAATGTGACACTGACTGGCGAAACCACAATGAAGGTTTGTATTGAAGCCGAAGGTTACATTCATGCGTGTTAG